Proteins encoded together in one Ciona intestinalis chromosome 1, KH, whole genome shotgun sequence window:
- the LOC101242017 gene encoding uncharacterized protein LOC101242017 isoform X1 yields MSWRTVNYALNKVILLINSLPPSCGRLHHKCLTLTNTGRMIMSEPNIQSIPKQFSITKGSKSEADSEQSFCLRNIFVAGNGKLLISADYSQIELRILAHLSGDETLIAAFNSSGVDIFKSIAAMFYSEISSIDDVTDKQRDTTKQTCYGILYGMGAQTLAQQMNTSETDAQNAMDSFMNSYPMVKVYFNRLVAQCKEKGYIETISGRRRYLPEIKSVRLKMRSHAERQAVNSTIQGSAADIVKMATYKIHCAVASLGWNTLHQNTRSNTTDFFLVHHIHDELIYEVDEKKLHEAVSVIERCMVDAFPMSVKLAVRIKVGKLWGDLNKYENFIPVL; encoded by the exons ATGTCTTGGAGGACTGTCAACTATGCTCTGAACAAG GTAATTCTTCTAATCAACTCTCTCCCACCATCGTGTGGTCGGCTACACCATAAATGTCTCACGTTAACAAATACAGGGAGAATGATAATGTCGGAACCAAATATTCAAAGCATACCAAAGCAGTTTTCAATTACAAAG GGCAGTAAAAGTGAAGCAGATTCCGAACAAAGTTTCTGTTTAAggaatatttttgttgctgGAAATG GTAAATTGCTCATATCAGCTGATTACTCTCAAATTGAGCTTCGGATCCTGGCGCATCTGTCTGGAGATGAAACTCTTATTGCAGCTTTTAATTCATCGGGTGTTGATATTTTCAAAAGTATTGCCGCCATGTTTTATTCCGAGATAAGTTCAATTGATGACGTAACTGATAAGCAAAGAGATACCACCAAGCAAACTTGCTATG GTATTTTATATGGTATGGGAGCCCAAACACTAGCACAGCAAATGAACACAAGCGAAACAGATGCACAAAACGCAATGGATTCATTCATGAATTCTTATCCCATggttaaagtttattttaatcgaCTGGTTGCGCAATGCAAGGAAAAG GGGTACATTGAAACAATATCAGGTAGAAGACGTTATCTACCTGAAATCAAAAGTGTTCGGTTGAAGATGCGTTCACATGCGGAGAGACAAGCTGTTAATAGCACGATACAGGGTTCTGCTGCCGATATAGTGAAAATGGCAACTTATAAAATACACTGTGCTGTGGCTAGTTTAGGGTGGAACACATTACACCAAAATACcag gtcTAACACTACAGATTTTTTCTTGGTCCACCACATACATGATGAACTTATTTATGAGGTTGATGAAAAGAAATTACATGAAGCTGTTTCTGTAATAGAGCGTTGTATGGTGGATGCGTTTCCTATGTCAGTCAAACTAGCAGTTAGGATAAAAGTGGGGAAACTATGGGGTGACCTAAACAAATATGAAAACTTTATTccagttttatag
- the LOC101242017 gene encoding uncharacterized protein LOC101242017 isoform X2: MSWRTVNYALNKVILLINSLPPSCGRLHHKCLTLTNTGRMIMSEPNIQSIPKQFSITKGSKSEADSEQSFCLRNIFVAGNGILYGMGAQTLAQQMNTSETDAQNAMDSFMNSYPMVKVYFNRLVAQCKEKGYIETISGRRRYLPEIKSVRLKMRSHAERQAVNSTIQGSAADIVKMATYKIHCAVASLGWNTLHQNTRSNTTDFFLVHHIHDELIYEVDEKKLHEAVSVIERCMVDAFPMSVKLAVRIKVGKLWGDLNKYENFIPVL; this comes from the exons ATGTCTTGGAGGACTGTCAACTATGCTCTGAACAAG GTAATTCTTCTAATCAACTCTCTCCCACCATCGTGTGGTCGGCTACACCATAAATGTCTCACGTTAACAAATACAGGGAGAATGATAATGTCGGAACCAAATATTCAAAGCATACCAAAGCAGTTTTCAATTACAAAG GGCAGTAAAAGTGAAGCAGATTCCGAACAAAGTTTCTGTTTAAggaatatttttgttgctgGAAATG GTATTTTATATGGTATGGGAGCCCAAACACTAGCACAGCAAATGAACACAAGCGAAACAGATGCACAAAACGCAATGGATTCATTCATGAATTCTTATCCCATggttaaagtttattttaatcgaCTGGTTGCGCAATGCAAGGAAAAG GGGTACATTGAAACAATATCAGGTAGAAGACGTTATCTACCTGAAATCAAAAGTGTTCGGTTGAAGATGCGTTCACATGCGGAGAGACAAGCTGTTAATAGCACGATACAGGGTTCTGCTGCCGATATAGTGAAAATGGCAACTTATAAAATACACTGTGCTGTGGCTAGTTTAGGGTGGAACACATTACACCAAAATACcag gtcTAACACTACAGATTTTTTCTTGGTCCACCACATACATGATGAACTTATTTATGAGGTTGATGAAAAGAAATTACATGAAGCTGTTTCTGTAATAGAGCGTTGTATGGTGGATGCGTTTCCTATGTCAGTCAAACTAGCAGTTAGGATAAAAGTGGGGAAACTATGGGGTGACCTAAACAAATATGAAAACTTTATTccagttttatag
- the LOC100178741 gene encoding creatine kinase B-type, with amino-acid sequence MALSVQEIEQAKQSFPVLKHDNFLSNHLTLPVYAALYKKKTSNGVTLDSCIQTGVDTPGLQFGMVVGDEECYTLFKDIFYPIIKDYHGNFDPATESHADHVRESVGVVDVKPLDTKYVKSVRVRAGRSISGFPFPPSCTRAQRREVESIIVGTLKNLDQDLAGSYHSMESMEPSEINRLTQEHILFSNLSDFSFRNDGLARDWPDARGIMMNKEQDFFVWVNEGDHMRIISMQSGGDLKTCFETWKQGEKQLETAMLNAGYKFAWNKKLGFLCARASNIGTSMRCSVHVRLPNLSAHPQFEEILKKLGVAKRGNHGEYRSSTEPELFDISNIKKLGISEVEIVQQVHESVTKLIEMEQQLEEGKPLQF; translated from the exons ATGGCACTCTCAGTTCAAGAAATCGAACAAGCAAAGCAGAGCTTCCCCGTGTTGAAGCATGATAACTTCTTGTCGAACCATTTGACTTTACCAGTATATGCAGCGCTCTACAAGAAG AAAACCAGTAACGGTGTAACCTTGGACTCGTGCATTCAAACCGGAGTCGATACACCAGGACTGCAGTTCGGTATGGTTGTTGGCGATGAAGAATGTTACACTCTCTTTAAGGATATATTTTATCCAA TTATCAAGGACTATCATGGTAACTTCGACCCTGCTACCGAGTCGCACGCTGATCATGTCCGAGAGTCGGTTGGGGTTGTGGACGTCAAGCCATTGGACACAAAATACGTGAAATCGGTCCGTGTCCGAGCCGGTCGCTCAATCAGCGGATTTCCTTTCCCACCAAGCTGCACACGCGCCCAAAGGAGAGAAGTGGAAAGTATTATAGTGGGAACCTTGAAGAATCTTGATCAAGATTTGGcag GCTCTTATCACTCAATGGAGTCAATGGAGCCTTCAGAAATAAACAGGTTGACACAGGAGCACATTCTCTTCTCCAATCTTTCCGACTTTTCTTTTAGAAACGATGGTTTGGCAAGAGATTGGCCCGACGCAAGAGGAATCATGATGAACAAAGAACAAGACTTCTTCGTCTGGGTAAACGAGGGAGATCATATGAGGATCATATCCATGCAG TCTGGTGGGGATCTTAAAACTTGCTTTGAAACCTGGAAGCAAGGTGAAAAACAACTTGAAACCGCAATGTTG AATGCTGGTTATAAATTTGCATGGAACAAGAAACTTGGATTTCTTTGTGCTCGTGCTAGCAACATCGGCACTTCAATGAGATGCAGTGTCCATGTAAGACTTCCTAATTTGTCAGCACATCCACAATTCGAAGAAATATTGAAGAAATTGGG tgttgccaaacGTGGAAACCATGGCGAATACCGATCCTCAACTGAACCGGAACTTTTTGACATCTCAAATATAAAGAAACTTGGAATCTCGGAAGTTGAAATTGTGCAACAAGTCCACGAAAGCGTCACCAAACTTATTGAGATGGAGCAACAGCTAGAAGAAGGCAAACCATTGCAGTTTTAA
- the LOC100181112 gene encoding WD repeat-containing protein 82-like encodes MKLGDSVVKSFRVAKVFRENTDRINSIDFSANGENLISASDDDSIVIYDCANEGKSKRTLNSKKYGVDHINYTHAGNTVIYSSNKVDDAIRYQSLHDNKYLRYFAGHTKRVVCLCMSPVDDSFLSGSLDKTIRLWDLRSPTCQGRMQIPGRPIASFDPEGLIFAAGINSEMIKLYDLRSFDKGPFTTFRLQQDKDCDWTSLKFSSDGKLILIATNGTVIRLIDAFHGQPLQTFMGHLNTKGLPLEASFSPDGQYVLSGSQDGRIHVWNAENGSKTAVLNGSHPGPLQCVKFNPRYMMLASTCTNMAFWLPSVEE; translated from the exons ATGAAGCTTGGCGACTCTGTAGTTAAAAGCTTTCGCGTTGCTAAAGTGTTTCGTGAAAATACAGATAGAATAAACAGCATTGACTTTTCTGCAAATGGAGAAAACTTGATATCAGCCAGTGACGATGATTCAATTGTGATATACGACTGTGCAAATGAGGGAAA GTCAAAACGAACTCTTAACAGTAAGAAATATGGAGTGGACCATATAAACTACACGCATGCTGGTAACACAGTCATTTACAGCTCAAATAAAGTTGATG ATGCGATTCGATACCAATCTTTACACGACAACAAATACTTGAGATATTTTGCCGGCCACACAAAACGAGTTGTGTGCTTATGCATGTCGCCAGTGGATGATTCATTCTTGTCCGGATCTCTGGACAAAACAATCCGATTGTGGGATTTAAGGTCACCAACGTGTCAGGGGAGAATGCAAATACCTGGTAGACCGATTGCTTCATTTGATCCGGAAGGTCTTATATTTGCAGCTGGTATCAACTCTGAAATGATCAAGCTGTACGACCTGAGATCCTTTGACAAA GGCCCGTTTACCACTTTCCGTTTACAACAAGATAAAGATTGTGATTGGACGTCATTAAAGTTTAGTTCTGAtggaaaacttattttaattgcCACGAACGGAACTGTGATCAG ATTAATTGATGCGTTTCATGGCCAACCCCTTCAAACATTTATGGGCCATTTAAACACTAAAGGTCTTCCATTAGAAGCAAGTTTTAGTCCAGATGGGCAATACGTGCTTTCAG GTTCTCAAGATGGTAGAATTCATGTTTGGAACGCAGAAAACGGAAGTAAAACAGCAGTCCTTAATGGTAGTCACCCTGGACCTTTGCAGTGCGTTAAATTCAACCCACGGTATATGATGCTAGCTTCAACATGCACTAACATGGCGTTCTGGCTCCCATCTGTAGAAGAGTAA
- the LOC100183463 gene encoding transmembrane protein 115-like, with translation MASGLLVNARLASVNFIRETSLTAKLGCVLLSLFYALSYVFDTLKPLAITPGFLIPPNFWIWTIFTYQFIEVKFFVVLTNFLVLIYSSQVLEPAWGMIGFLSFFGIVTVLSGFLSGFFYLSCYMVTRSLGFLFEVSIHGMAGYTAGVLVALKQCRGDQMIVGSVGLFMKHLPIVNILLVVLLRIAGLITGSYVVLVCFGTLVAWVYLRFYQGHSRGRGDAAENFSFKSFFPKPLDAPMGIIAGIVYNILLKVKLCRKTSYRYDVGAPSKITISLSGVDALDAERRRNKAIKALDERLQKAEQQQNDSSEWPEMEDDTTNTEPRSVEDSVSTSSGSSRSDIVRIEVETSSPSDENPSP, from the exons atggCTTCAGGCCTGCTTGTTAACGCAAGATTGGCGAGTGTAAACTTCATTCGCGAAACCAGTCTGACTGCAAAGCTTGGTTGCGTGCTGCTCAGTTTATTTTACGCCTTGTCGTATGTGTTCGACACTCTCAAGCCGCTGGCCATTACACCGGGATTTCTTATACCCCCCAACTTTTGGATATGGACAATATTTACATACCAGTTCATCGAAGTAAAGTTTTTTGTTGTACTCACAAACTTTTTGGTGTTAATCTATTCCTCTCAAGTGCTGGAACCGGCATGGGGCATGATTGGATTTTTATCGTTTTTCGGAATCGTAACAGTCCTGTCTGGCTTTCTTTCtggatttttttacctgtCCTGCTACATGGTTACAAGAAGCCTCGGATTTTTGTTTGAAGTTAGCATTCATGGTATGGCAGGGTATACAGCTGGTGTGCTTGTGGCACTTAAGCAGTGTAGGGGGGATCAGATGATAGTAGGCTCTGTTGGACTCTTCATGAAACACCTTCCGATTGTAAATATCCTCTTGGTTGTGTTGCTCAGAATAGCAGGCCTCATTACAGGGAGTTATGTTGTTCTTGTGTGCTTTGGTACACTTGTGGCTTGGGTGTATTTACGCTTTTATCAAGGCCATAGTAGAGGAAGGGGTGACGCTGCTGAAAATTTTTCGTTCAAgtcattttttccaaaaccGCTCGACGCACCTATGGGGATCATTGCTGGTATTGTATACAACATTCTACTTAAAGTGAAACTTTGCCGGAAAACTTCGTACAGATATGATGTGGGCGCTCCAAGCAAAATAACGATCAGTTTATCTGGAGTTGATGCTTTGGACGCTGAAAGGAGAAG gaaTAAAGCCATCAAAGCTCTTGACGAAAGATTACAAAAAGCTGAGCAGCAACAAAACGATTCATCTGAGTGGCCAGAAATGGAAGACGATACAACAAACACTGAACCAAGGTCTGTAGAAGACTCAGTATCCACTTCTTCTGGGTCGTCAAGATCGGACATTGTTCGAATTGAAGTTGAAACTTCTTCGCCGTCTGATGAGAATCCGTCACCATAG
- the LOC100181837 gene encoding cytochrome b561 domain-containing protein 2, with amino-acid sequence MTSLETETASMKTQKPGDRVLAVLRGICSMVAHFAAIAFTAYIFYISSPGSSLFSWHPTLMSLAFSCLMVEAILVFSPESSLFIKASRKTKVRIHWILQTCAVVSGILGFSAIVINKIRNNKEHFKSWHGTFGLITVIYVIVQALFGIFLLYPQAAKKWNWKLMQLKVYHATFGLLGFTLACITVVLSLFSNFVVKSAGVDGFIWGLCFFCPTWCCFIVMNQVTNAYLPITRKSAPL; translated from the exons ATGACTTCTTTGGAAACGGAAACTGCTTCTATGAAGACGCAGAAACCTGGGGATAGAGTTCTTGCTGTTTTGCGTGGAATCTGCAGCATGGTTGCCCATTTTGCCGCTATAGCTTTCACCGCTTATATCTTTTACATATCCAGTCCTGGCTCAA GTTTGTTTTCATGGCACCCTACATTGATGTCTCTCGCATTTAGCTGTTTGATGGTTGAAGCTATTTTGGTGTTTTCGCCGGAAAGTAGTCTATTTATAAAGGCATCTCGGAAGACTAAG GTCCGAATACACTGGATTCTACAAACCTGTGCAGTAGTTAGTGGGATTTTAGGTTTCTCTGCAATCGTGATCaacaaaataagaaacaacaaagaacattttaaatcgTGGCATGGCACTTTTGGACTGATAACTGTTATTTATGTTATTGTCCAAGCTTTATTCGGGATATTTTTGCTTTATCCACAAGCTGCAAAGAAATGGAACTGGAAGCTTATGCAATTAAAAGTATATCACGCTACATTCGGCTTACTGGGCTTTACCCTTGCTTGTATTACCGTTGTGTTATctttattttccaattttgTTGTCAAGTCCGCGGGGGTGGATGGTTTTATTTGGGGATTATGTTTCTTTTGTCCAACATGGTGTTGCTTTATTGTAATGAACCAAGTCACCAACGCATACTTGCCCATCACAAGAAAGTCCGCACCTTTGTAG
- the LOC100185835 gene encoding uncharacterized protein LOC100185835 — protein MTAMFQEIINELLVGKSALSDFGTKLVAEHGAETLKDKRPKDKRPPKKCRSCNRTDTAFIKLRKCARCKTLPMSKSLCSYYCSTTCQQENWKYHWHEHRWLENQSTRIVLSHKKEFAEHFQDTLKAMKEEEFEETRRLRRYLFEESQQRNKNGASKESQINFRNVLVANRNQQTEKDLVIVEPAYQIPRYTAESVASIAVDTWDIPPEEMPRALKYPRNQMLAITWEEGQVENKPQENQRPKKTKRRINVKKGSEEDPESKWNLAIDLLTHVVDYRVGGRGTAIRRGQDGKLIRKSNKIEHLKSGIHKKTELQKLTDNPLPWGFYYQSVPSITE, from the exons ATGACGGCCATGTTTCAAGAAATTATCAATGAACTTTTAGTTGGCAAATCAGCTTTGTCCGACTTTGGAACTAAACTGGTTGCGGAACATGGAGC TGAAACGTTAAAAGATAAACGTCCAAAAGATAAAAGGCCACCAAAAAAATGCCGAAGCTGCAATCGAACTGACACAGCGTTTATCAAACTTCGAAAATGCGCGAG GTGCAAGACATTACCCATGTCAAAATCGTTATGCAGTTATTACTGTAGCACGACCTGTCAGCAGGAAAACTGGAAATATCATTGGCATGAACATAGGTGGTTGGAGAATCAGAGCACCCGTATAGTCTTAAGCCACAAGAAAGAATTTGCCGAGCATTTTCAG GACACATTAAAAGCAATGAAAGAAGAGGAATTTGAGGAAACAAGAAGACTGAGAAGATATTTGTTCGAAGAAAGTCAACAAAGAAACAAGAATGGAGCATCAAAAGAATCACAAATCAATTTTAG GAATGTTCTTGTAGCGAACAGAAATCAACAGACTGAGAAAGACTTGGTGATAGTTGAACCTGCATATCAAATTCCAAGGTATACGGCAGAATCTGTTGCCTCAATTGCAGTTGATACTTGGGACATTCCACCAGAAGAAATGCCAAGAGCATTA aaatatccAAGAAATCAGATGTTGGCAATAACTTGGGAAGAAGGACAAGTGGAGAATAAACCACAAGAGAATCAAAgacctaaaaaaacaaaaagaaggataaatgtaaaaaagggCTCAGAAGAAGACCCTGAAAGCAAATGGAACCTGGCAATTGACTTGCTGACTCATGTAGTTGACTATAGAGTGGGGGGCCGTGGTACCGCTATAAGACGCGGCCAAGATGGGAAATTAATAagaaaaagcaacaaaattgAACATCTTAAAAGTGGTATTCATAAAAAGACAGAATTGCAGAAATTAACAGATAACCCTTTACCTTGGGGCTTCTATTACCAATCGGTGCCTTCTATAACTGAATAA